The DNA region GTGGCACCCAGCGCCGCCGCGAACGCGGCCGGGCCTGTGTCCCGGGGCGGACCACCGGGCAGCGCCTGGACCAGATCGGCGACCAGGAGTGTGCGGCCGTGCTGTCCGGCCAGGGCGTGGGCCCGTCGGAACAGGGCGGTCCCGATCCCCTGGCGGCGCTCCTTGCGCGCGGTCAGCAACTGGTCGACGGCGGCGACCGGTGCCCCGTCCGGGAGCACGAGGCGCAGCGCCCCGACGGCCTGCCCGCCGAGGAAGGCGACCTCGCCGGCGAGGGTGGTGTCCGGCGGTGCGAAGCGCACCGAGCCGACCAGGTCGGCCGCGCAGGGTGGGGCGGCCGACGGCGGGACGTCCTCGGCACTGTCCGTGGTCAGCCTCAGCCAGGCGTCGAGCGTGCCCGTGTCACCGGCGTCCAGCGGGACGAACCGGAGATCCTCTGCGGTGTTGTTCATACGGAGTCGTTCTCCCGGTCGGTGCGGGTGTCGGTGACGCCCATGGCCTGGATGTCGTACAGGCCGAAGGCGGGGTGTACATAGGCGTTGGTGACGCGAGGGCCCCGGTAGTGCAGGGTCTTGTCGTGGACCAGCGGGAGGATGACCGCATGCTCCATGACCCGGCGCTCCACCTCGCGCCACAGTTCGGCGCAGGTACCGGGGTCGGCGGTGTGCAGCCCCGTGTCGATCAGTTCGTTGATCTCGGGGTCGTCGAGTTCGGCGATGTTCCAGTTGCCGCCGCCGGGCCGGATCAGCCGGCCGTCCACCAGGGGTGCCAGGAAGCCGTACTCGGTGGGGAAGTCGGCGCCCCAGTCGGTGACGATCAGGCCGAGTCCGTGCTTGCGGACGGTCTCCGGTGAACCCGCGCCCTGGCTGAAGTAGGTGGCGACGTCGAGTTCCTTGACGGTCAGCCGGATGCCGACCCGGGCGACGGACTCCACGACCGCGTCGGCGACCAGCCGGAACTTGCCCCGCTGGGTGCCGATGACCGCGTCGAAACCGTCGGGCAGCCCGGCGGCCCGGAGTTCGGCGCGGGCGGCGTCGAGGTCGCCACGCAGATCCGGGCCGGTCGGGTAACGGTCCAGCGCCTGGTGGGCGGCAAGCCTCGGCGGGAAGAGCGCCGTGGTCAGATCGCCTCCGGTGACGGGCCCGCCCCGGGCCGTCTGGAGCAGGATCTTGTCGGCCGCGTAGTGCACGGCCCGGCGTACGTGCACGTTGTCGAAGGGCGGTATGTGGGGCTGGAGCGAGACGAAGTGCAGGAAGCTCGTCTTCGGGTTGTCGGTGCGTGAGCGCAGCACGGGATCACCGGCGAGGCGGTGCTGGGCGGCGTGCTGGAGGCCACGGCCCTCCAGGTTCACGTCGAACTCCCCCGCCGTCAGCCGCTCGTCCATCTCGTCCGGGTCGAGGCCGATGGTGACGTCCACCCGGTTCGGGAGCGCGAGCCGCACGGGGTCGGTGGACCGGTCCCAGTGGGGGTTGCGTTCCAGCTGGAGTCTGCTTCCCGGTCGGTGCTCGGCGACACGGTAGGGACCGGTGCAGCGCGGGTCCTCGCCGTAGCGAGCGCCGGTGTCGGCCCGCCGGGGCACCGGGGAGACGCAGGGCTGGGCCATCAGGTGGTCGAAGTCGGAGAACGGGGCGCGCAGCCGGAAGACGATCGTGCGCGGGTCGGGGGTGAGCACGGCGGGCAGGCCGTCCTCGCCGCCGTCCCGGTAGGGCCCGGCGTACGGGCGGTCCGGGTCGTCCAGGAGCGGCACCAGGTAGGTGGGGCCGCCGGGGAGCACGTCCTGGGCGAAGATCCGCTGGACGGCGTAGCGTACGTCGTCCGAGGTCACCGGGGTGCCGTCGTCGAAGCGGACGCCTTCGCGGAGCCGGTAGGTCCAGGTCCGGCAGCCGTCGCTCGGCACCCCCGGTGCCTCGGCCAGGTCGGGTACGGGGACGAGACCCGCCGGGCCCGGGTCGGTGGGGTAGGCCATCAGAGTGCGGTTGAGCAGGCGTTGCAGCAGCCACACCCAGACGTAGTAGGTCCGTGCGGGGTCGAGGGAGTCGACATCGGCGGAGGAGACCAGGCGCAGGGTGCCCCCGCGCCGGTCGGAGGGGTTGACCCTCGCTCCGACAGCGGCGTTCCAGCCTCCGCTCTCTCGCTCCTGAAGGTCGGTGGCGTCGCTCATCGTGTAGTCGTCTCCCGGTCGTCGGCAGGCTCGCCCGCGGTGTCTTCGGTACGGGATATCGGCAGCAGGTAGGAGCGCTGCTCGCTGGCCTGACAGCCGCGGGCGAGCTTGGCCTTGACGCTGCCGACCCCGGCGTGCAGGACGGTCGCGCCCTCCTTGGCTGCGGCGTCCAGCACCTGGTAGTACAGGACGTCGTAGTAGAGCGGCAGCTTGCCCTGGGCCTCGTAGTCGAACCCGGCGCGGTGGCCGAACCACTGCTCCTCGCCGCGGGCCCGGGACCGCAGCACCATGCCGAAACCGATGACGGTGCCGCGCTGCCGGGCCACGGAGACCAGGACGTCGTCCCCCATGATCTCGGCGATCCGGCCGATCATGCGGCCTGAGCCCTCGTCGCTGGCGGGATTGCCGTACTTGCGCAGGAGGTTGGCGTCGAGCTGTCCGAGGCGGGGGGCGAGCGCCCGGGTGAGCGGTTCGACGTTCACCTCGACGCCCGCGTCAGCGAGCGCCCGGCGTTCCAGGCGCACCCGGCGGCGGCGGTGCGCGCTCATCTCCTCGACGAACTGCTCGAAGCCGCCCGGCGGGATGTCCAGCCAGGCGTAGTGGTCGGAGGGGTGGTGGTGGTAGCCGCGGCGCTCCAGCAGGGCGACCAGAGAGGTGTCGCGTACGTCGACGTGCGGGAAGCAGACGGTGGCCGCTCCCCGGTCCGCCGCCATCGCCTCGGCCCTCTCCAGCAGAGCGGTGAGGTCGTCCTCGGTGGCGTCGGGGGAGGTGAGCGTCCGGGTGCGGCCCAGATGCCGCCCTCCGCACACCAGGGAGGGCAGCAGGCTGTCCGGGTCGCCCCCGGCGACATCGCGCAGCACGCCGGCCGCCTCGGGGACCTCCTGCTCCAGGGCGCGCCTGAGCATGGCGTCCGGCCGGGCGAGCAGCCAGGCGGCGGACGCGTCGGCCCAGGCGGTCACCAGCCCGGCGACCGGGGCACCGCTCCGCTCGCGCAACAGGAAGTCCATCGCCGTACCGGAGTTGTGTTCCTGGACAGTGAGCCACCGGGGGGTCTGGAAGAAGTCCTCCGCCCTCAGCAGCGAACTCCAGCCGTCCGCCTCCAGTCCGGCCGCGTTCCCGACCGCCCGTACGCCGTCCGGTCCCGTCGGCACGGCGGGTTCGGTGTACAGGCTCACCGAAGCTCTTCCTCGACGACGAAGTCCAGCAGGGCGGCGGCCTTGTCCGCGGACTCCCGGGCCTCGGCCAGGTCGGGGCCGTTGCAGTAGGTGAAGCCGACGCAGGAGGAGTTGTCCATGCGCTGGAGCAGGTGATCACCCTTCTCGACGTGCAGCAGCACCTGGACGTTCTCCACGGCCGCCGCGGCCTCCAGCCCGTCGATGCGTGCGAGGGTTCCGCGTCGGGTCGGGTAGATCATGCGGACCGCGGCGCCACCGCGGTGGACGACGGGCTCGATCGGCGGGGCGACGCCGATGGTGAGCAGCCAGGCGTCCAGGATCGGGCTGCGACCGGTGACGTCGGTGACCAGCATGGTCATGCAGCTGGACGGGGTGCGCGGGTTGGCCTCGATGATCCGCCAGCCGGACACGGTGCGCCGGACCTCGGTGTGGCAGGGTCCGTGCCGGTAGCCGATCGCCTCCAAGGTCCTACGGACCACGTCGTACAGCTCGTCGCGCTCGTCATCGGGGAGCGGCACGGGGAAGGTGTGCCCGCACTCGATGTAGGCGGGGTCACCGAAGAGGTCCTTGGAGGTGACGCCGAAGACATGGGTGTGCCCGTCCACGGTCATCGTTTCGACGCTGACCTCCTCGCCCTCGACGTACTGCTCCAGCAGGACGTCACCGGTGCGCGGCTGGCCGCGCAGGCTGTGCCGGACGGCAGACAGCTCCTCCCACGCCTCGATGAGTCCGGCCATGTCGTCGACCCTGCGCACCCCGTAACTGATCGCTTCGGCCGGAGGCTTGGCGATCATGGGGAAGCCGAGCCGGCGGGCCGCCTCGTCGAGCTGCCCCCGGTGACTCACCAGCACATGCGGGATGTTGAACGGCTGGTCGCCGAGCGCGATCCGCAGCTGGTCCTTGATGTTGGCGGTGCGCACGGCAGCCGGGTCCGGTCCGGGCAGGCCGAGACGGCGTGCGGCGTGGGCCGCGAGCTCGGTGTGGTAGTCGGAGAACGAGGTGAGGCCGTCCACCAAGGGCGTGCCGTCATCGCCGGTGACCACGGCCAGTACCGCGTCGAGATCGGTGGTGTCCACGTCGATCACCCGGTCGACGATGGCCAGCGGATGAGTTTCCCAGTAGTGTCCGTGGGTGTACCAGGATCGATCACCCGTCAGCATCCATACTTCGAGGCCGAATTCCTGAGCCTGTTTCAGCCCCAGGACGAAGGGATGGTTCTGCATGTGCTCGACGATCGCGATCCGCT from Streptomyces sp. NBC_01754 includes:
- a CDS encoding ABC transporter substrate-binding protein produces the protein MSDATDLQERESGGWNAAVGARVNPSDRRGGTLRLVSSADVDSLDPARTYYVWVWLLQRLLNRTLMAYPTDPGPAGLVPVPDLAEAPGVPSDGCRTWTYRLREGVRFDDGTPVTSDDVRYAVQRIFAQDVLPGGPTYLVPLLDDPDRPYAGPYRDGGEDGLPAVLTPDPRTIVFRLRAPFSDFDHLMAQPCVSPVPRRADTGARYGEDPRCTGPYRVAEHRPGSRLQLERNPHWDRSTDPVRLALPNRVDVTIGLDPDEMDERLTAGEFDVNLEGRGLQHAAQHRLAGDPVLRSRTDNPKTSFLHFVSLQPHIPPFDNVHVRRAVHYAADKILLQTARGGPVTGGDLTTALFPPRLAAHQALDRYPTGPDLRGDLDAARAELRAAGLPDGFDAVIGTQRGKFRLVADAVVESVARVGIRLTVKELDVATYFSQGAGSPETVRKHGLGLIVTDWGADFPTEYGFLAPLVDGRLIRPGGGNWNIAELDDPEINELIDTGLHTADPGTCAELWREVERRVMEHAVILPLVHDKTLHYRGPRVTNAYVHPAFGLYDIQAMGVTDTRTDRENDSV
- a CDS encoding GNAT family N-acetyltransferase, which encodes MSLYTEPAVPTGPDGVRAVGNAAGLEADGWSSLLRAEDFFQTPRWLTVQEHNSGTAMDFLLRERSGAPVAGLVTAWADASAAWLLARPDAMLRRALEQEVPEAAGVLRDVAGGDPDSLLPSLVCGGRHLGRTRTLTSPDATEDDLTALLERAEAMAADRGAATVCFPHVDVRDTSLVALLERRGYHHHPSDHYAWLDIPPGGFEQFVEEMSAHRRRRVRLERRALADAGVEVNVEPLTRALAPRLGQLDANLLRKYGNPASDEGSGRMIGRIAEIMGDDVLVSVARQRGTVIGFGMVLRSRARGEEQWFGHRAGFDYEAQGKLPLYYDVLYYQVLDAAAKEGATVLHAGVGSVKAKLARGCQASEQRSYLLPISRTEDTAGEPADDRETTTR
- a CDS encoding ATP-grasp domain-containing protein, which encodes MTTPLADYAQFTGKRIAIVEHMQNHPFVLGLKQAQEFGLEVWMLTGDRSWYTHGHYWETHPLAIVDRVIDVDTTDLDAVLAVVTGDDGTPLVDGLTSFSDYHTELAAHAARRLGLPGPDPAAVRTANIKDQLRIALGDQPFNIPHVLVSHRGQLDEAARRLGFPMIAKPPAEAISYGVRRVDDMAGLIEAWEELSAVRHSLRGQPRTGDVLLEQYVEGEEVSVETMTVDGHTHVFGVTSKDLFGDPAYIECGHTFPVPLPDDERDELYDVVRRTLEAIGYRHGPCHTEVRRTVSGWRIIEANPRTPSSCMTMLVTDVTGRSPILDAWLLTIGVAPPIEPVVHRGGAAVRMIYPTRRGTLARIDGLEAAAAVENVQVLLHVEKGDHLLQRMDNSSCVGFTYCNGPDLAEARESADKAAALLDFVVEEELR